In Nocardioides ginsengisegetis, a single window of DNA contains:
- a CDS encoding glutamine amidotransferase-related protein, which translates to MVVPDVVVVDHHDSYTWNLVHLVASVTGRLPTVVQHDEVEAAEVLRHSHVVLSPGPGRPDDPHDFAVGRAVLEAATRPVLGVCLGMQGLVTTYGGAVDRILPAHGEVGPVVHDGRGVFAGLPQRFRVVRYHSLAALHVPDVLEVSARADDGTVMGVRHRELPLEGVQFHPESVLSEQGAALVANFLAPGFGGAS; encoded by the coding sequence GTGGTCGTTCCGGACGTGGTCGTCGTGGACCACCACGACTCCTACACGTGGAACCTCGTCCACCTCGTCGCCTCCGTCACCGGACGCCTGCCCACGGTCGTCCAGCACGACGAGGTCGAGGCCGCCGAGGTGCTGCGGCACTCCCACGTCGTCCTCTCGCCGGGCCCGGGGCGTCCCGACGACCCCCACGACTTCGCGGTCGGTCGCGCGGTGCTCGAGGCGGCGACCCGTCCGGTGCTGGGCGTCTGCCTCGGCATGCAGGGCCTCGTGACGACGTACGGCGGGGCCGTCGACCGGATCCTGCCCGCGCACGGCGAGGTCGGGCCGGTGGTGCACGACGGCCGCGGGGTGTTCGCCGGGCTGCCGCAGCGGTTCCGGGTCGTCCGCTACCACTCGCTGGCGGCCCTGCACGTCCCCGACGTGCTCGAGGTCAGCGCGCGCGCCGACGACGGGACGGTCATGGGCGTGCGGCACCGGGAGCTGCCGCTGGAGGGTGTGCAGTTCCACCCCGAGTCGGTCCTGTCCGAGCAGGGCGCCGCCCTCGTGGCGAACTTCCTGGCGCCGGGCTTCGGGGGTGCGTCGTGA
- a CDS encoding dihydrofolate reductase family protein, with protein MRRIVAYMLVSIDGVAQDPDEFVLEWDEQMDADLAEVIGTQDTVLLGRGMYDEWSRYWPSSDIQPFADFINAVEKHVATSSPLTGDWPHARAIEGDVLEFVRGLAAGDGGDVGVHGSMELTSSLLAAGLVDDLRLVVAPRVAGKGRRLFGDGTPTAYELVSSSATPSGALLVHYRRVS; from the coding sequence ATGCGCAGGATCGTGGCCTACATGCTGGTGTCGATCGACGGGGTGGCGCAGGACCCCGACGAGTTCGTCCTGGAGTGGGACGAGCAGATGGACGCCGACCTCGCGGAGGTGATCGGCACCCAGGACACGGTGCTGCTGGGCCGCGGGATGTACGACGAGTGGTCGCGCTACTGGCCGTCCTCGGACATCCAGCCCTTCGCCGACTTCATCAACGCGGTCGAGAAGCACGTCGCCACGTCGTCGCCCCTGACCGGTGACTGGCCGCACGCGCGCGCCATCGAGGGCGACGTCCTCGAGTTCGTCCGCGGGCTCGCGGCCGGTGACGGGGGCGACGTCGGGGTGCACGGGTCGATGGAGCTGACCTCGTCCTTGCTCGCCGCCGGGCTCGTCGACGACCTGCGCCTGGTGGTGGCCCCGCGGGTCGCCGGCAAGGGCCGACGCCTGTTCGGCGACGGCACGCCGACGGCGTACGAGCTGGTGTCGAGCAGCGCCACCCCGTCGGGGGCGCTGCTCGTGCACTACCGCCGCGTCAGCTGA
- a CDS encoding fasciclin domain-containing protein: MKRTNLRKATGIAALALTASFGLAACGSDDSSAKAADDSMGSSASASADDAGAQTFGPGCSAIPASGDGSFNGMATAPVASAASANPLLKTLVAAVTKAGLVDTLNSADALTVFAPTDDAFAKIPAATLNKVLADKATLTAILTHHVLAGQMDPSAIVGTHDTLNKDQVTVSGDTNGMTVDNGDTPANVLCGNIPTSNATVYVIDSVLMPS, from the coding sequence ATGAAGCGCACCAACCTCCGCAAGGCCACCGGCATCGCCGCCCTGGCGCTCACCGCTTCCTTCGGCCTCGCTGCCTGCGGTTCCGACGACTCGAGCGCCAAGGCCGCCGACGACTCGATGGGCAGCAGCGCCTCGGCCTCCGCCGACGACGCGGGCGCCCAGACGTTCGGCCCCGGCTGCTCCGCCATCCCGGCCTCCGGTGACGGCTCCTTCAACGGCATGGCCACCGCCCCGGTCGCCTCCGCCGCGAGCGCCAACCCGCTCCTGAAGACCCTGGTCGCCGCGGTGACCAAGGCCGGCCTCGTCGACACCCTGAACTCCGCCGACGCCCTGACCGTGTTCGCGCCGACCGACGACGCGTTCGCGAAGATCCCGGCCGCGACCCTCAACAAGGTGCTCGCCGACAAGGCCACCCTGACCGCGATCCTCACGCACCACGTGCTGGCCGGCCAGATGGACCCCTCCGCGATCGTCGGCACGCACGACACGCTCAACAAGGACCAGGTCACCGTCTCCGGCGACACCAACGGGATGACCGTCGACAACGGCGACACCCCCGCGAACGTCCTCTGCGGCAACATCCCCACCTCGAACGCCACGGTCTACGTCATCGACTCCGTCCTGATGCCGTCCTGA
- a CDS encoding anthranilate synthase family protein, translated as MTATTSAREAIEALQGHEAWAIIRRSTRGGDRDTVGLVGGRRSVVESILDVPLADGAPDDGHIADRLLAIPFRQVAERGFEAHDDGTPLVVVDVETELEFSVAEVVDAIDDTGVEFADRGGFETDDATYGELVDAIIRDEIGQGEGANLVIGRHYRATVADWGADKALTVFRRLLERERGAYWTYVFFTGDRYLIGASPERHVSIHGGDVRMNPISGTFRIPADGDTTEPSLRAKLLDFLHDEKEIYELFMVVDEELKMMCDICNEGGQVLGPFLKPMSRLVHTEYLLAGRTSRDPREVLRDTMYAATVTGSPVENACRLIKQYERDGRGYYGAALAILGRDAAGGPVVDSPIVIRTADVDLEGNLTVTAGATLVRDSDAAYEVAETHAKAGGILSAFGLVPPAPVPTANLAELVIDEDVLLALNARNRRLSRFWLTDQGGSPPDPRLKGRSAVILDGEDDFVNMLRHVLGVLGMTSEVVRHDEYVDGVLDGFDLVVVGPGPGDPRDDADPKMANLRAAVARLLERKQPFLAVCLGHQALCHQLGIPLAYKDIVFQGTQSPVEIDGRTERVGFYNTFVGRADGALPDGVEASADPVTGDIHALRGPHYRGIQFHAESILTEHGYDLLHDLVGGLLLD; from the coding sequence ATGACTGCGACGACCTCTGCCCGGGAAGCCATCGAGGCGCTCCAGGGGCACGAGGCCTGGGCCATCATCCGGCGCTCGACCCGCGGTGGCGACCGCGACACGGTCGGACTGGTCGGCGGCCGGCGCAGCGTGGTCGAGTCGATCCTGGACGTGCCGCTGGCCGACGGGGCGCCCGACGACGGGCACATCGCCGACCGGCTGCTGGCGATCCCCTTCCGCCAGGTGGCGGAGCGTGGCTTCGAGGCGCACGACGACGGCACCCCGCTCGTCGTCGTGGACGTCGAGACCGAGCTGGAGTTCTCCGTGGCCGAGGTGGTCGACGCGATCGACGACACCGGCGTCGAGTTCGCCGACCGGGGCGGCTTCGAGACCGACGACGCGACGTACGGCGAGCTCGTCGACGCCATCATCCGCGACGAGATCGGGCAGGGCGAGGGCGCCAACCTCGTCATCGGCCGCCACTACCGCGCCACCGTCGCCGACTGGGGCGCGGACAAGGCGCTCACCGTCTTCCGCCGCCTGCTCGAGCGCGAGCGCGGTGCCTACTGGACCTACGTCTTCTTCACCGGCGACCGCTACCTGATCGGCGCGAGCCCGGAGCGGCACGTCTCGATCCACGGCGGCGACGTCCGGATGAACCCCATCAGCGGCACCTTCCGGATCCCTGCCGACGGCGACACCACTGAGCCGTCTCTGAGGGCCAAGCTCCTCGACTTCCTGCATGACGAGAAGGAGATCTACGAGCTCTTCATGGTCGTCGACGAGGAGCTGAAGATGATGTGCGACATCTGCAACGAGGGCGGCCAGGTGCTCGGCCCGTTCCTCAAGCCGATGAGCCGCCTCGTCCACACGGAGTACCTCCTCGCCGGGCGCACCAGCCGCGACCCCCGCGAGGTGCTGCGCGACACGATGTACGCCGCCACCGTCACCGGCAGCCCGGTCGAGAACGCCTGCCGCCTGATCAAGCAGTACGAGCGGGACGGGCGCGGCTACTACGGCGCCGCCCTCGCGATCCTGGGCCGGGACGCCGCCGGCGGGCCGGTCGTGGACAGCCCGATCGTGATCCGCACCGCCGACGTCGACCTCGAGGGCAACCTCACCGTGACCGCCGGGGCCACGCTCGTGCGCGACTCGGACGCGGCGTACGAGGTCGCGGAGACCCACGCCAAGGCCGGCGGCATCCTCAGCGCCTTCGGTCTCGTGCCGCCGGCGCCGGTGCCGACCGCCAACCTCGCCGAGCTGGTCATCGACGAGGACGTGCTGCTCGCCCTCAACGCCCGCAACCGCCGCCTCAGCCGGTTCTGGCTCACCGACCAGGGCGGCTCGCCGCCCGACCCGCGCCTCAAGGGCCGGTCGGCGGTGATCCTCGACGGCGAGGACGACTTCGTGAACATGCTGCGCCACGTCCTCGGCGTGCTCGGCATGACCAGCGAGGTGGTGCGCCACGACGAGTACGTCGACGGCGTGCTCGACGGCTTCGACCTGGTCGTCGTCGGGCCCGGCCCGGGCGACCCGCGCGACGACGCGGACCCCAAGATGGCCAACCTGCGCGCCGCCGTCGCCCGGCTGCTCGAGCGCAAGCAGCCGTTCCTCGCGGTCTGCCTGGGCCACCAGGCGCTGTGCCACCAGCTCGGCATCCCGCTCGCCTACAAGGACATCGTCTTCCAGGGCACCCAGTCGCCGGTCGAGATCGACGGCCGGACCGAGCGGGTCGGGTTCTACAACACCTTCGTCGGCCGTGCGGACGGCGCGCTCCCGGACGGGGTCGAGGCCTCGGCCGACCCCGTCACCGGCGACATCCACGCGCTCCGCGGGCCGCACTACCGGGGCATCCAGTTCCACGCGGAGTCGATCCTCACCGAGCACGGCTACGACCTGCTGCACGACCTGGTGGGCGGCCTGCTCCTCGACTGA
- a CDS encoding HelD family protein has translation MSEELVENEIAQEQAFVDRVQVQLVKSAKAAQELAREGHGRGRLGHEGGLVERDAMVFQAAKRIAQLDAAHEGLVFGRLDLRTELDAAPRYIGRIGLRDEQRDSLLIDWRAPAAAVFYQATAAEPQGVVRRRVLRSTGPTVIGVEDELLDAEAETDLPIVGEGALMAQLSRARDRSMHSIVATIQAEQDKAIRAPGKGVVSISGGPGTGKTVVALHRAAFLLYTDRRRYEGGGVLVVGPSGVFMRYIERVLPSLGETAVALRSLGEVVDGVKASRHDEPAVADVKGSARMAELMRRTARQQAPGSPQEFRVFWRDDTIVLDRGTLGRLRRQLMSQGRRNRQLPRVATTLLDAMWRQVRGERGRDRGREAFNDDMLGNQAFVEFAVAWWPPLDAPQVLGWLRDPELLARVGEGLVSPEDQRLLAKSWSGDGSLSVEDVPLLDELRYALGDVPARTEEDHDLDDHIGGDLQELTTAAEREYAPSGRAWAPPTHRIEDDGYAHVLVDEAQDLTPMQWRMVGRRGRGASWTIVGDPAQSSWPVPAESAEARAAALEGKELHEFHLSTNYRNSSEIYAYAAAYAERVGLDADLPTAVRSTGIDPKVVTGSADLESATREAVREVADQVAGTVGIVVPVARRSEVNAWLASWPEFADDAPGARAAVDSAVAPSGEDRVVVLTGLDTKGLEFDGIVVVDPQQIEDESVTGRATLYVVLTRATQLLTTVS, from the coding sequence TTGTCAGAAGAGCTCGTCGAGAACGAGATCGCCCAGGAGCAGGCGTTCGTCGACCGTGTCCAGGTGCAGCTGGTGAAGTCCGCGAAGGCGGCGCAGGAGCTGGCCCGGGAGGGGCACGGCCGCGGCCGGCTCGGCCACGAGGGTGGCTTGGTCGAGCGCGACGCGATGGTCTTCCAGGCCGCCAAGCGGATCGCCCAGCTGGACGCCGCCCACGAGGGCCTGGTCTTCGGCCGGCTCGACCTGCGCACCGAGCTCGACGCGGCGCCGCGCTACATCGGCCGGATCGGGCTGCGCGACGAGCAGCGTGACTCCCTGCTGATCGACTGGCGCGCCCCCGCCGCCGCGGTGTTCTACCAGGCGACCGCTGCCGAGCCGCAGGGCGTCGTACGCCGTCGCGTGCTCCGCTCGACCGGGCCGACGGTGATCGGCGTCGAGGACGAGCTGCTCGACGCCGAGGCCGAGACCGACCTGCCGATCGTGGGCGAGGGCGCCCTGATGGCGCAGCTCTCGCGCGCCCGCGATCGCTCGATGCACTCGATCGTGGCGACCATCCAGGCCGAGCAGGACAAGGCGATCCGGGCGCCCGGCAAGGGCGTCGTGTCGATCTCCGGCGGTCCCGGCACCGGCAAGACCGTGGTCGCGCTGCACCGCGCCGCCTTCCTGCTCTACACCGACCGTCGCCGCTACGAGGGCGGCGGCGTGCTCGTCGTCGGCCCCAGCGGCGTCTTCATGCGCTACATCGAGCGCGTCCTGCCGAGCCTCGGCGAGACCGCCGTCGCGCTGCGCTCGCTCGGCGAGGTCGTCGACGGCGTGAAGGCCTCCCGCCACGACGAGCCCGCCGTGGCCGACGTGAAGGGCTCGGCCCGGATGGCCGAGCTGATGCGGCGTACGGCGCGCCAGCAGGCGCCCGGCAGCCCGCAGGAGTTCAGGGTTTTCTGGCGCGACGACACGATCGTGCTCGACCGCGGCACGCTCGGCCGGCTGCGCCGCCAGCTGATGAGCCAGGGCCGCCGCAACCGCCAGCTGCCCCGCGTCGCCACCACGCTCCTCGACGCCATGTGGCGCCAGGTCCGGGGCGAGCGCGGCCGTGACCGCGGGCGCGAGGCCTTCAACGACGACATGCTCGGCAACCAGGCCTTCGTGGAGTTCGCGGTCGCCTGGTGGCCGCCGCTCGACGCCCCGCAGGTGCTCGGCTGGCTGCGCGACCCCGAGCTGCTCGCCCGCGTGGGCGAGGGCCTGGTCTCGCCGGAGGACCAGCGGCTGCTGGCCAAGTCGTGGAGCGGCGACGGCTCGCTCTCGGTCGAGGACGTGCCGCTGCTCGACGAGCTGCGCTACGCCCTCGGCGACGTGCCGGCGCGCACCGAGGAGGACCACGACCTCGACGACCACATCGGTGGTGACCTCCAGGAGCTGACGACCGCCGCCGAGCGGGAGTACGCCCCGTCGGGTCGCGCCTGGGCCCCGCCCACGCACCGGATCGAGGACGACGGCTACGCCCACGTGCTCGTCGACGAGGCCCAGGACCTCACGCCCATGCAGTGGCGGATGGTCGGCCGTCGCGGCCGCGGCGCGTCGTGGACGATCGTCGGCGACCCCGCGCAGTCGTCGTGGCCGGTGCCCGCGGAGTCCGCCGAGGCCCGCGCCGCTGCGCTCGAGGGCAAGGAGCTCCACGAGTTCCACCTGTCGACCAACTACCGCAACTCCTCGGAGATCTACGCCTACGCCGCGGCCTATGCCGAGCGCGTCGGGCTCGACGCCGACCTGCCCACCGCCGTCCGCTCGACCGGCATCGACCCCAAGGTCGTCACCGGCTCGGCCGACCTCGAGTCGGCCACCCGGGAGGCGGTCCGCGAGGTCGCCGACCAGGTCGCCGGCACCGTCGGCATCGTGGTCCCGGTCGCCCGGCGCTCGGAGGTCAACGCCTGGCTGGCGTCCTGGCCGGAGTTCGCGGACGACGCGCCGGGCGCCCGTGCCGCGGTCGACTCGGCCGTCGCCCCCTCCGGCGAGGACCGGGTCGTGGTGCTGACCGGCCTCGACACCAAGGGCCTGGAGTTCGACGGCATCGTCGTCGTCGACCCCCAGCAGATCGAGGACGAGTCGGTCACCGGGCGCGCGACGCTCTACGTCGTGCTCACCCGCGCGACGCAGCTGCTCACCACGGTCAGCTGA
- a CDS encoding sulfatase-like hydrolase/transferase — MRGPMLRRLSGRLTGRVSAVAGVLALATACTATPAVGPSPYASRPLPHVPQSAVPVQQVSGKSPNIVFVLMDDFSMDLVPTLKHARTMTRLGASYQNAFVVDSLCCVSRAATFTGQYPHQTGVLTNTANMPNRVGAMGGYRAFAAHGDEQRTFAVRLQQAGYTTGFVGKYLNQYEYYPTKGVPRPPLGWSDLRVVFGTAYDGWDYNATYTQDGQVRVQHYDAPAASEPDVVKDKAYAGTVIDNDALDFIHEHRHDTKPYFLEVAPYAPHGRINSNPAYPGDPMFPPAFRDRPGHGSAHGNCGPVDCHDLTVADLPGYDDWQGDNAPVRADGTLAPAWSRSGKGLSVADAETSMRDRARMAQSIDRMLGRILRSVDDNTYVVLTSDNGFHLGQHGLTRGKGTAYDTDVHVPLYVMGPGVVPGPRDGMVSNIDLAPTFEDLAGIGSPDYRSGHSFAPSFADPARDTGDYAFFEHTWSQSPGNDPDRPFSGHDLDHIPSYVAVRSRTGLLIRDDLDYSYTGTDYAYEFYDYATEPWERRNLYGDPRYAAQVSELMAKLDEFDRCAREQALTPDVSDTCKALPFADKAAWEQRIPRHAVAHTSRSGSGKA, encoded by the coding sequence GTGAGGGGACCGATGCTGCGCAGGCTGTCCGGCAGGCTGACGGGCCGAGTGTCGGCCGTCGCGGGGGTGCTCGCGCTCGCGACCGCCTGCACGGCGACGCCGGCCGTCGGGCCGTCGCCGTACGCGTCGCGCCCGCTGCCGCACGTGCCGCAGTCCGCGGTCCCGGTCCAGCAGGTGAGCGGCAAGAGCCCCAACATCGTCTTCGTCCTCATGGACGACTTCTCGATGGACCTGGTGCCCACGCTCAAGCACGCCCGCACGATGACCCGGCTGGGGGCGTCCTACCAGAACGCCTTCGTCGTCGACAGCCTCTGCTGCGTCTCGCGGGCCGCCACCTTCACCGGGCAGTACCCCCACCAGACCGGCGTGCTCACCAACACCGCCAACATGCCCAACCGGGTGGGCGCGATGGGCGGCTACCGGGCGTTCGCCGCCCACGGCGACGAGCAGCGCACCTTCGCGGTCCGGCTCCAGCAGGCCGGCTACACGACCGGCTTCGTGGGCAAGTACCTCAACCAGTACGAGTACTACCCCACCAAGGGCGTGCCGAGGCCGCCGCTGGGGTGGTCGGACCTGCGCGTGGTCTTCGGGACGGCGTACGACGGCTGGGACTACAACGCGACCTACACCCAGGACGGGCAGGTGCGCGTCCAGCACTACGACGCCCCCGCCGCGTCGGAGCCGGACGTCGTGAAGGACAAGGCGTACGCCGGCACCGTGATCGACAACGACGCGCTCGACTTCATCCACGAGCACCGCCACGACACCAAGCCCTACTTCCTCGAGGTGGCGCCCTACGCCCCGCACGGGCGGATCAACAGCAACCCCGCCTACCCCGGCGACCCGATGTTCCCGCCGGCGTTCCGCGACCGGCCCGGGCACGGCTCGGCGCACGGCAACTGCGGCCCCGTCGACTGCCACGACCTGACGGTGGCCGACCTGCCCGGCTACGACGACTGGCAGGGCGACAACGCCCCCGTGCGGGCCGACGGCACGCTCGCGCCGGCGTGGAGCCGCTCGGGCAAGGGGCTCTCGGTCGCCGACGCGGAGACCTCGATGCGCGACCGGGCGCGCATGGCGCAGTCGATCGACCGGATGCTGGGGCGGATCCTGCGCAGCGTGGACGACAACACCTACGTCGTGCTCACCTCCGACAACGGCTTCCACCTCGGCCAGCACGGCCTCACCCGCGGCAAGGGCACCGCCTACGACACCGACGTGCACGTGCCGCTCTACGTCATGGGTCCCGGCGTCGTCCCGGGCCCGCGCGACGGGATGGTGTCCAACATCGACCTCGCGCCGACCTTCGAGGACCTCGCCGGCATCGGGTCGCCCGACTACCGCTCGGGGCACTCCTTCGCGCCGTCCTTCGCCGACCCGGCCAGGGACACCGGCGACTACGCGTTCTTCGAGCACACCTGGTCGCAGTCGCCGGGCAACGACCCGGACCGGCCGTTCAGCGGCCACGACCTGGACCACATCCCGTCGTACGTCGCCGTCCGCAGCCGCACCGGCCTGCTGATCCGCGACGACCTCGACTACAGCTACACCGGCACGGACTACGCCTACGAGTTCTACGACTATGCGACCGAGCCGTGGGAGCGCCGCAACCTCTACGGCGACCCGCGCTACGCCGCCCAGGTCTCGGAGCTGATGGCCAAGCTCGACGAGTTCGACCGGTGCGCGCGCGAGCAGGCGCTGACGCCGGACGTGTCGGACACCTGCAAGGCGCTGCCGTTCGCCGACAAGGCCGCCTGGGAGCAGCGGATCCCGCGGCACGCCGTGGCGCACACCTCGCGGAGCGGCTCCGGGAAGGCCTGA
- a CDS encoding enoyl-CoA hydratase-related protein, with protein sequence MSETPAELVHLSVADSVATITLDSQHNRNALSRQLVTELFGHLEAAEADDTVRVVLVRAEGRVFCSGADLAEASTEGMEVGARRIVDLQRLIATMSKPVVTRLHGAVRAGGIGIVAASDIAIASEDATFALTEVKLGLAAAIISLTVHARMNPRAAALTTLGGEVFTGADAAAYGLVTKAVPADALDDEVAAVCASLATGAPQGLRESKRILNRDLVARIDAGGEEMARLSASLFASDEAREAMTAFLNRKK encoded by the coding sequence ATGTCTGAGACCCCCGCCGAGCTCGTGCACCTGTCCGTCGCCGACTCCGTCGCGACGATCACCCTGGACTCCCAGCACAACCGCAACGCCCTGTCGCGGCAGCTGGTGACGGAGCTCTTCGGGCACCTCGAGGCCGCCGAGGCCGACGACACGGTGCGGGTCGTGCTGGTCCGGGCCGAGGGCCGGGTCTTCTGCTCCGGCGCGGACCTGGCCGAGGCGAGCACCGAGGGCATGGAGGTCGGCGCCCGCCGGATCGTGGACCTGCAGCGCCTGATCGCGACCATGTCCAAGCCGGTCGTGACCCGACTGCACGGCGCGGTCCGGGCCGGCGGCATCGGCATCGTGGCCGCCTCCGACATCGCGATCGCCTCCGAGGACGCCACCTTCGCGCTCACCGAGGTCAAGCTCGGCCTGGCCGCCGCGATCATCTCGCTGACCGTGCACGCGCGCATGAACCCGCGCGCCGCCGCGCTGACCACGCTGGGCGGCGAGGTCTTCACGGGCGCCGACGCCGCGGCGTACGGGCTGGTGACGAAGGCGGTCCCCGCCGACGCCCTCGACGACGAGGTCGCCGCGGTCTGCGCCTCGCTCGCCACCGGCGCGCCCCAGGGGCTGCGCGAGTCCAAGCGGATCCTCAACCGGGACCTGGTCGCCCGGATCGACGCCGGTGGCGAGGAGATGGCGCGCCTCTCGGCCTCGCTGTTCGCCTCGGACGAGGCGCGCGAGGCGATGACCGCCTTCCTGAACCGGAAGAAGTAG
- a CDS encoding molybdopterin-dependent oxidoreductase, translating into MRTRLLYAFFGVLSTVVGVALGHLVASLTNPSASPVLAVGSQVIDLTPTPMKEWAIAHFGSNDKTILIGNVFAGVLLLAAVAGLLALKRFVYGAALLVLLVAVAAFTALNRPSADVGDLLPSLAAAVAGVASLWWLDRSRHPETGAANSAPAVEGAGTNRRTVLVAAGVLTAAAAVMGGAGRWITSYRTRPENVQLPAAKDAAKALPAGLDDRVPGISPFRTPTADFYRVDTRLSLPVVSIDGWSLTIDGDVDNEVTFTFDDLLAMDLIERDITLTCVSNDIGGKYIGAARWLGVPLKTLLDKAGIDNTRADQIVSTDVDGMTIGTPFDLATDGRDAMIAVGMNGAALPREHGFPARMIVPGLYGFISATKWITRITLTTYADTDVYWTQRDWATDAPIKISSRIDTPKPLSTVKKGRTVIGGVAWAQHQGGIDKVEVRIDGSAWQEARLGPSGGQDYWRQWYLPWTAEPGQHSLAVRAVSSQGDQTAVRATPFPDGSSGIQEVVVTVE; encoded by the coding sequence ATGAGAACCCGACTTCTGTACGCCTTCTTCGGCGTGCTGTCCACGGTCGTGGGTGTCGCCCTCGGCCACCTCGTCGCGTCGCTCACCAACCCCTCCGCCTCCCCGGTCCTGGCCGTGGGTTCGCAGGTCATCGACCTCACCCCGACCCCGATGAAGGAGTGGGCCATCGCCCACTTCGGCAGCAACGACAAGACCATCCTGATCGGCAACGTCTTCGCGGGCGTGCTGCTCCTTGCAGCCGTCGCCGGCCTGCTGGCCCTCAAGCGCTTCGTGTACGGCGCCGCGCTGCTGGTCCTGCTGGTCGCGGTCGCCGCGTTCACCGCCCTCAACCGGCCCAGCGCCGACGTGGGCGACCTGCTGCCGAGCCTGGCCGCCGCGGTCGCCGGCGTCGCCTCGCTCTGGTGGCTGGACCGCTCCCGGCACCCCGAGACCGGCGCCGCGAACAGCGCCCCCGCGGTCGAGGGAGCCGGCACCAACCGCCGTACGGTGCTCGTCGCCGCCGGCGTGCTCACCGCGGCCGCCGCCGTCATGGGCGGCGCGGGCCGCTGGATCACCTCCTACCGGACCCGCCCGGAGAACGTGCAGCTCCCCGCCGCGAAGGACGCCGCGAAGGCGCTCCCCGCCGGCCTCGACGACCGGGTCCCCGGCATCTCGCCGTTCCGCACCCCCACCGCCGACTTCTACCGCGTCGACACCCGGCTCTCGCTGCCGGTCGTGAGCATCGACGGCTGGAGCCTCACCATCGACGGCGACGTCGACAACGAGGTCACCTTCACCTTCGACGACCTGCTGGCGATGGACCTGATCGAGCGCGACATCACGCTCACCTGCGTCTCCAACGACATCGGCGGCAAGTACATCGGCGCCGCCCGCTGGCTCGGCGTCCCGCTCAAGACCCTCCTCGACAAGGCCGGCATCGACAACACCAGGGCCGACCAGATCGTCTCGACCGACGTGGACGGGATGACGATCGGCACGCCGTTCGACCTGGCCACCGACGGCCGCGACGCGATGATCGCGGTCGGCATGAACGGCGCCGCGCTCCCCCGCGAGCACGGCTTCCCGGCCCGCATGATCGTCCCGGGCCTCTACGGCTTCATCAGCGCGACCAAGTGGATCACCCGGATCACGCTGACGACGTACGCCGACACCGACGTCTACTGGACCCAGCGCGACTGGGCCACGGACGCCCCGATCAAGATCTCCAGCCGGATCGACACCCCCAAGCCGCTGTCGACCGTCAAGAAGGGCCGCACCGTCATCGGAGGCGTGGCCTGGGCCCAGCACCAGGGCGGGATCGACAAGGTCGAGGTCCGCATCGACGGCTCCGCCTGGCAGGAGGCCCGCCTCGGCCCGTCGGGCGGCCAGGACTACTGGCGCCAGTGGTACCTCCCCTGGACCGCCGAGCCCGGCCAGCACTCCCTCGCGGTACGCGCCGTCAGCTCGCAGGGCGACCAGACCGCTGTTCGCGCGACCCCCTTCCCCGACGGCTCGTCGGGCATCCAGGAGGTCGTCGTCACCGTCGAGTGA